In Erpetoichthys calabaricus chromosome 15, fErpCal1.3, whole genome shotgun sequence, one DNA window encodes the following:
- the mrpl14 gene encoding 39S ribosomal protein L14, mitochondrial — protein sequence MKMLVKASGLLLTQSFTNIVKHSFRISAACTAIQKLTRVRVVDNSTLGSTPYHRPPKCIHVYTKNGVGKVGDKILLAIKGQKKKALIVGQKMPGHTMTPRFDSNNVVLIEDNGNPTGTRIKTPIPSNLRRLEGEYSKVLAIAQTFV from the exons ATGAAAATGCTGGTGAAAGCTTCAGGGCTGCTGTTGACCCAATCATTTACAAATATTGTGAAACATTCATTCAG gATTTCTGCAGCCTGTACAGCTATACAGAAATTGACTCGGGTTCGTGTGGTGGACAACAGTACACTTGGCAGTACTCCATATCATCGACCACCTAAATGCATTCATGTATATACCAAAAATGGTGTGGGCAAAGTGGGTGACAAAATTTTGCTGGCCATCAAGGGACAGAAGAAAAAGGCTCTTATTGTTGGCCAGAAAATGCCAGGCCACACCATGACACCTCGGTTTGATTCCAATAATGTTGTTCTAATTGAAGATAATGGAAACCCAACTGGTACAAGGATCAAAACACCTATACCTTCTAATCTGCGTCGACTTGAAGGAGAATACTCTAAAGTGCTGGCCATTGCTCAGACATTTGTATGA